A window from Zingiber officinale cultivar Zhangliang chromosome 7A, Zo_v1.1, whole genome shotgun sequence encodes these proteins:
- the LOC122001866 gene encoding UPF0496 protein 1-like produces the protein MGGQLGKRPSMRTDRRDSHRGSSSISGGDQVNVDAVGRVDPGPIGINYSDELSYYEAACHDDPELRSFDSMLQQRTRHAISTLAYGVELRSLSFNTLKEVTGCIFETNNEVVLAILKCKDDICKNTELFDLVNDYFECSIKTLDYCTELEKCLKKARDRHLIIQFALQHFEEEDKEKNGVEAEGNVKKYTMTIEKLSKFKAAGNPFTDEFSQLFRSVYSQQQQMLKKLLIRKKKLDKKMKSIRSWRKMSNILFVAALATVIICTVVAAAIAAPPVAAALAAASSIPIGSLGSWINSLLKNYQNTVGAEKELLTSMQVGTWISLKDLDTIRVLVDKLGVHFNSLLENADFALKNEEVVKFAIEEIKQNLEVFMKNIEELGKQVDECSRNTRKARTLVLKKIVNHPNK, from the coding sequence ATGGGTGGTCAGCTTGGCAAGAGGCCCAGCATGAGAACAGATCGACGTGATAGTCACCGCGGAAGCAGTAGTATCAGTGGCGGTGACCAAGTCAACGTTGACGCCGTCGGCCGTGTTGATCCCGGTCCGATTGGCATCAATTACTCCGACGAACTGAGCTACTACGAGGCCGCATGCCACGATGACCCTGAGCTCCGATCGTTCGACTCCATGCTCCAGCAGCGCACTAGGCACGCCATATCCACCCTGGCTTATGGTGTTGAGCTTCGGTCCCTTTCCTTCAACACTCTCAAGGAGGTCACTGGCTGCATCTTTGAGACAAACAACGAAGTGGTTCTTGCTATTCTGAAATGCAAGGATGACATCTGCAAAAACACCGAGCTCTTTGACCTTGTCAATGACTACTTCGAGTGCAGCATCAAGACCCTTGACTACTGTACTGAGCTAGAGAAGTGCCTCAAGAAAGCTCGCGATAGACATCTGATTATCCAATTTGCTCTGCAGCACTTTGAGGAGGAGGACAAGGAGAAGAATGGAGTTGAAGCTGAAGGAAATGTCAAGAAATACACAATGACCATAGAGAAATTGAGCAAATTTAAGGCTGCTGGTAATCCGTTCACTGATGAATTCTCTCAACTCTTCAGATCTGTTTATAGCCAGCAGCAGCAAATGCTCAAGAAACTGCTAATCAGAAAGAAGAAGCTTGATAAGAAGATGAAATCCATACGGTCATGGAGGAAAATGTCAAACATACTTTTCGTGGCTGCTCTTGCAACTGTCATTATATGCACTGTTGTTGCAGCTGCTATTGCTGCACCTCCTGTTGCAGCTGCATTGGCTGCTGCATCTTCAATTCCGATTGGTTCTTTGGGAAGTTGGATTAACTCATTGTTAAAGAACTATCAGAACACTGTGGGAGCAGAGAAAGAGCTTCTTACTTCAATGCAAGTTGGAACATGGATTTCTTTAAAAGACCTAGATACTATAAGAGTGCTGGTTGATAAGTTAGGGGTTCATTTCAATTCACTGCTGGAAAATGCAGATTTTGCCCTTAAGAATGAGGAAGTAGTAAAGTTCGCAATTGAAGAAATCAAGCAGAACTTGGAAGTTTTCATGAAGAACATTGAGGAATTGGGAAAGCAAGTGGATGAGTGCAGCAGgaatacaaggaaagcaagaacaTTGGTGTTAAAGAAGATCGTCAACCACCCAAACAAGTAG